A window of the Henckelia pumila isolate YLH828 chromosome 3, ASM3356847v2, whole genome shotgun sequence genome harbors these coding sequences:
- the LOC140887908 gene encoding uncharacterized protein isoform X2, which translates to MAVCFSFTASRDMCFRYSFSSAGLKSTATDLGDGTVMRCWGPKSHKPNKPTLLLIHGIGANAMWQWNDFVSPLSSKFNVYVPDLLFFGESYTSRPERSESFQAQCVMRVMEKLGVGRMRVVGLSYGGFVAYSMAAQFPEAVERLVIGCAGVCLEEKDVEEGLFRVKSVDEAISILLAQTPEKMRELLKLSFYKPFKNVPSCFLSDFIEVMCTENLQERKELIYALHKDRKLSDLPKITQTFGTQCTTSGFAECGTCY; encoded by the exons ATGGCGGTGTGTTTCAGCTTCACGGCCTCGAGGGACATGTGTTTTAGATACTCATTCTCCAGCGCCGGCCTCAAGTCGACCGCCACCGACCTCGGAGACGGCACCGTCATGCGTTGCTGGGGGCCCAAATCCCACAAGCCCAACAAGCCCACTCTGCTCCTCATCCATGGGATTGGCGCCAACGCCATGTGGCAGTGGAACGACTTCGTGTCGCCGCTTTCCTCCAAGTTCAATGTTTACGTGCCGGACTTGCTGTTTTTCGGGGAATCTTACACTTCCAGGCCGGAGAGGAGCGAGTCCTTCCAAGCTCAGTGCGTGATGAGGGTTATGGAGAAGCTCGGTGTGGGCAGGATGCGGGTGGTGGGGCTGAGCTACGGTGGATTTGTGGCCTACAGCATGGCGGCGCAGTTCCCGGAGGCGGTGGAGAGGTTGGTGATTGGCTGTGCTGGGGTTTGCTTGGAGGAGAAGGACGTGGAGGAAGGTTTGTTCAGAGTCAAGAGTGTTGATGAGGCTATAAGTATTTTGCTGGCTCAGACTCCGGAGAAGATGAGGGAGTTGTTGAAGCTCTCTTTTTACAAGCCATTCAAGAATGTGCCTTCTTGCTTTCTTTCGGATTTTATTGAG GTGATGTGTACGGAAAATTTACAAGAAAGAAAAGAGTTGATCTATGCATTACACAAGGATAGAAAACTTTCTGACCTGCCTAAAATTACCCAG ACATTTGGAACACAATGCACAACTAGTGGTTTTGCAGAATGCGGGACATGCTATTAA
- the LOC140886978 gene encoding uncharacterized protein, whose amino-acid sequence MAACFSFTALRDMCLRYFFSSAGLKSTTTDLGDGTVMHCWGPKSHKPNKPTLLLIHGIGANAMWQWNDFVSPLSSRFNVYVPDLLFFGESYTSRPERSESFQAQCVMRVMEKHGVGKMRVVGLSYGGFVAYSMAAQFPEAVERLVIGCAGVCMEEKDMEEGLFKVKSVDEAISILLAQTPEKMRELLKLSFYKPIKNVPSFFLSDFIEVMYTENLEERKELIYALYKDRKLSDLPIITQPTLIIWGELDQIFPIELAHRLKRHLEHNAQLVVLENTGHAIKMEKPKVLYSHVKSFLGVLALPRIETFGKSYKVD is encoded by the exons ATGGCGGCGTGTTTCAGCTTCACGGCCTTAAGGGACATGTGTTTAAGATACTTCTTCTCCAGCGCCGGCCTCAAGTCCACCACCACCGACCTCGGAGACGGCACCGTCATGCATTGCTGGGGGCCCAAATCCCACAAGCCCAACAAGCCCACTCTGCTCCTCATCCATGGGATTGGCGCCAACGCCATGTGGCAGTGGAACGACTTCGTGTCGCCGCTTTCCTCCAGGTTCAATGTTTACGTGCCGGACTTGCTGTTTTTCGGGGAATCTTACACTTCCAGGCCGGAGAGGAGCGAATCCTTCCAAGCTCAGTGCGTGATGAGGGTAATGGAGAAGCACGGTGTGGGAAAGATGCGGGTGGTGGGGCTGAGCTACGGTGGATTTGTGGCCTACAGCATGGCGGCGCAGTTCCCGGAGGCAGTGGAGAGGTTGGTGATTGGCTGTGCTGGGGTTTGCATGGAGGAGAAGGACATGGAAGAAGGTTTGTTCAAAGTTAAGAGTGTTGATGAGGCTATAAGTATTTTGCTGGCTCAGACTCCGGAGAAGATGAGGGAGTTGTTGAAGCTCTCTTTTTACAAGCCAATCAAGAATGTgccttctttctttctttcggATTTTATTGAG GTGATGTATACGGAAAATTTAGAAGAAAGGAAAGAGTTGATCTATGCATTATACAAGGATAGAAAGCTTTCCGACTTGCCTATAATTACCCAG CCCACGCTGATTATTTGGGGAGAACTTGACCAGATCTTTCCTATAGAGTTGGCTCATAGACTAAAAAG ACATTTGGAACACAATGCACAACTAGTGGTTTTGGAAAATACGGGACATGCTATTAAAATGGAGAAGCCTAAGGTACTATACAGTCACGTAAAGTCATTCTTGGGTGTCCTGGCTCTTCCTCGGATTGAGACTTTTGGCAAAAGTTACAAGGTAGATTAA
- the LOC140889130 gene encoding uncharacterized protein has translation MGGASSKDQRSNALKLCKERKRFIKQAIDSRFALAAAHVSYIQSLRNIGVALRRYAEAEGFVESSLSANLPSPSPSHLGGISDSPVLNGSPLSPPTTRISYMRSGGASAMTFRLNPPPRNLFVEEGEFSMPPPPPPPPDLGSSWDYFEPAEESFRFVGQNGVHLNSDEIGTYGNFGLKDDDFERNSAIVDGLISSKKSVGKLTVNSGNPANSDNASSSAHQRVEVEDMNDQDIVNDFTKNVVGKASMELPNLRKDKSGVDKDICAEREDPSDFITHRAKDFLSSIKDIDNRFFRASESGKEVSRMLESSKIRVGYAETKGTSSALVSFGAACCQGGATNVSDDQHATKIITWKRTTSSRSSSSRNPLATMKDDSDDSGSDFIEEFCMISGSHSSTLDRIYAWERKMYDEVKASESIQNEYDRKCDQLRHQFAKDHSTQAIDKTRAVVKDLHSRIRVALHSVDSISKRIERMRDEELLPQLQELIQGLTKLWKAMLECHHSQYITISLAYHAKSSVAVPLGETQRQIISQLQDEVEYFGLSFTNWINSYTSYVEALNSWLQNCILQPRERQKGRRAFSPRRYLAPPIFVLCRDWSAGIKTLPSQEVSDAVKAFLSDLRHSVRIQAEEFQKKDGSTDVQNNLSESKDEGATESDGRSDISCIQASLTKVLDRLTKFSETSVKMCEEIRQKCDTARNAYENYRAPPRSFSI, from the exons ATGGGTGGGGCAAGTTCGAAGGATCAGAGAAGTAATGCCCTGAAGTTGTGCAAAGAACGGAAAAGATTCATCAAACAAGCCATTGATTCAAGATTTGCTTTGGCTGCTGCGCACGTTTCATATATTCAATCTCTTAGAAACATTGGCGTTGCTCTTAGGAGGTATGCTGAGGCAGAAGGTTTTGTAGAGTCCTCTCTGTCAGCTAACCTTCCATCTCCCTCGCCGTCCCATCTTGGTGGGATTTCTGATTCTCCAGTGCTCAATGGAAGCCCTCTTTCACCACCTACGACTAGAATCAGCTATATGAGGTCTGGTGGAGCGAGTGCCATGACATTTAGGTTGAATCCACCTCCTAGGAATTTGTTTGTTGAGGAAGGTGAATTCTCAATGCCACCACCACCGCCACCACCACCTGATCTGGGGTCTTCCTGGGATTACTTTGAGCCTGCAGAAGAGAGCTTTAGGTTTGTGGGACAGAATGGTGTGCATCTGAACTCTGATGAGATTGGAACTTATGGAAATTTTGGTCTAAAAGATGATGATTTTGAAAGAAACAGTGCGATTGTCGATGGGCTTATCTCGTCTAAAAAGAGTGTTGGTAAGCTGACTGTGAACAGTGGAAATCCTGCTAATTCTGATAATGCTTCTAGCAGTGCCCATCAAAGAGTAGAAGTTGAAGATATGAATGACCAAGACATTGTAAATGATTTTACAAAGAATGTGGTGGGAAAGGCTTCTATGGAGCTACCAAATTTGAGAAAAGATAAATCTGGTGTAGACAAGGATATATGTGCTGAAAGGGAAGATCCTAGTGACTTTATAACTCATAGGGCAAAAGATTTTCTCTCTAGCATAAAGGACATTGATAATCGCTTCTTCAGAGCGTCTGAATCAGGTAAGGAAGTCTCAAGGATGCTGGAATCGAGCAAAATCCGTGTAGGTTATGCTGAAACCAAAG GTACTTCGTCAGCTTTAGTTTCTTTTGGAGCAGCTTGTTGCCAAGGTGGAGCTACAAACGTGTCTGATG ATCAACATGCTACAAAGATAATCACTTGGAAACGGACGACCTCATCTAGGTCATCCTCCTCAAGGAATCCACTTGCGACAATGAAGGATGATAGTGATGACAGTGGAAGTGATTTTATTGAAGAATTCTGCATGATTTCTGGGAGCCACTCTTCCACACTCGATAGAATCTATGCATGGGAGAGAAAGATGTATGATGAAGTGAAG GCCAGTGAATCTATACAGAATGAGTATGATCGGAAGTGTGACCAGCTTCGCCACCAATTTGCGAAGGATCACAGCACTCAAGCAATCGACAAAACTCGTGCTGTTGTGAAAGACCTGCACTCAAGAATTAGAGTGGCTCTTCATTCTGTTGATTCGATATCAAAACGGATTGAGAGAATGCGGGACGAAGAGTTGCTTCCACAGCttcaagaacttattcaagg ACTGACTAAGCTGTGGAAAGCCATGCTTGAATGCCACCATTCCCAGTACATAACCATTTCTTTAGCATACCATGCAAAAAGCTCTGTCGCTGTTCCCCTTGGGGAGACGCAGCGGCAGATTATCAGTCAGCTCCAGGACGAAGTGGAGTATTTTGGCCTGAGTTTTACCAATTGGATCAACAGCTATACGTCATATGTAGAAGCTCTCAACAGCTGGCTGCAAAACTGCATCTTGCAACCACGGGAACGACAGAAGGGCAGAAGGGCATTCTCACCCCGCCGTTATCTAGCCCCACCTATATTCGTCCTCTGTCGTGACTGGTCAGCTGGGATCAAAACTTTACCGTCTCAAGAAGTCAGTGATGCAGTCAAAGCCTTTCTGTCCGATCTGCGGCACTCGGTGAGAATCCAAGCAGAAGAATTTCAAAAGAAAGACGGGTCAACTGatgttcaaaataatttatcagAGAGTAAAGATGAAGGGGCGACTGAATCTGATGGCCGGTCCGATATAAGCTGCATACAAGCAAGTTTGACAAAGGTTCTTGACAGGCTGACTAAATTCTCCGAGACTTCAGTGAAAATGTGCGAAGAAATTCGACAGAAATGTGACACTGCACGCAATGCATATGAAAATTATAGAGCACCACCAAGATCCTTTAGCATTTGA
- the LOC140887908 gene encoding uncharacterized protein isoform X1, whose amino-acid sequence MAVCFSFTASRDMCFRYSFSSAGLKSTATDLGDGTVMRCWGPKSHKPNKPTLLLIHGIGANAMWQWNDFVSPLSSKFNVYVPDLLFFGESYTSRPERSESFQAQCVMRVMEKLGVGRMRVVGLSYGGFVAYSMAAQFPEAVERLVIGCAGVCLEEKDVEEGLFRVKSVDEAISILLAQTPEKMRELLKLSFYKPFKNVPSCFLSDFIEVMCTENLQERKELIYALHKDRKLSDLPKITQPTLIIWGEHDQIFPIELAHRLTRHLEHNAQLVVLQNAGHAINMEKPKALYSHIKSFLGVPALPRVESVGKSCKED is encoded by the exons ATGGCGGTGTGTTTCAGCTTCACGGCCTCGAGGGACATGTGTTTTAGATACTCATTCTCCAGCGCCGGCCTCAAGTCGACCGCCACCGACCTCGGAGACGGCACCGTCATGCGTTGCTGGGGGCCCAAATCCCACAAGCCCAACAAGCCCACTCTGCTCCTCATCCATGGGATTGGCGCCAACGCCATGTGGCAGTGGAACGACTTCGTGTCGCCGCTTTCCTCCAAGTTCAATGTTTACGTGCCGGACTTGCTGTTTTTCGGGGAATCTTACACTTCCAGGCCGGAGAGGAGCGAGTCCTTCCAAGCTCAGTGCGTGATGAGGGTTATGGAGAAGCTCGGTGTGGGCAGGATGCGGGTGGTGGGGCTGAGCTACGGTGGATTTGTGGCCTACAGCATGGCGGCGCAGTTCCCGGAGGCGGTGGAGAGGTTGGTGATTGGCTGTGCTGGGGTTTGCTTGGAGGAGAAGGACGTGGAGGAAGGTTTGTTCAGAGTCAAGAGTGTTGATGAGGCTATAAGTATTTTGCTGGCTCAGACTCCGGAGAAGATGAGGGAGTTGTTGAAGCTCTCTTTTTACAAGCCATTCAAGAATGTGCCTTCTTGCTTTCTTTCGGATTTTATTGAG GTGATGTGTACGGAAAATTTACAAGAAAGAAAAGAGTTGATCTATGCATTACACAAGGATAGAAAACTTTCTGACCTGCCTAAAATTACCCAG CCCACATTGATTATTTGGGGAGAACATGACCAGATCTTTCCTATAGAATTGGCTCATAGATTAACAAG ACATTTGGAACACAATGCACAACTAGTGGTTTTGCAGAATGCGGGACATGCTATTAATATGGAGAAGCCTAAGGCACTATACAGTCACATAAAGTCATTCTTGGGTGTTCCGGCCCTTCCTCGGGTTGAGAGTGTTGGCAAAAGTTGCAAAGAAGATTAA
- the LOC140893204 gene encoding homologous-pairing protein 2 homolog, whose amino-acid sequence MAPKSDNAEGIVLNFVNEQNRPLNSQNVADSLQKFNLKKAAIQKALDGLADGGKISFKEYGKQKIYLARQDQFDIPNNEELNQMKEENAKLQEQLTEQKKAVAEVEGEIKVLQSNLTMEEIQDKKAKLVNEVNQMEEKLIKLRQGVTLVSPEEREHVEKMYSGMINQWRRRRRMFKDVWDAITENSPKNLKEFKEELGIEYDEDVGVSLQSYGDIKQCGKKRTRCN is encoded by the exons ATGGCTCCCAAATCGGATAACGCCGAGG GAATCGTGCTCAACTTCGTAAATGAG CAAAATAGGCCTCTGAATTCCCAAAATGTGGCTGATTCTTTGCAAAAGTTTAATCTCAAAAAAGCTGCGATACAAAaggcgttggatggacttgctgatGGTGGGAAAATATCATTCAAAGAGTATGGCAAGCAGAAAATATACCTTGCTCGGCAAGATCAGTTCGATATTCCAAACAATGAAGAGCTTAATCAGATGAAAGAAGAGAATGCCAAACTGCAAGAACAGCTCACCGAACAGAAGAAAGCTGTTGCTGAGGTTGAGGGAG AAATCAAAGTGCTGCAATCAAATTTAACAATGGAAGAGATCCAAGACAAAAAGGCCAAATTGGTAAACGAG GTAAATCAAATGGAGGAGAAATTGATAAAGTTGAGGCAAGGAGTGACACTAGTTAGTCCAGAAGAGCGGGAGCATGTGGAGAAAATGTATTCTGGTATGATAAATCAATGGAGAAGGCGCAGGAGGATGTTTAAAGATGTATGGGATGCAATAACTGAGAATTCCCCCAAGAATCTTAAAGAGTTCAAG GAGGAACTGGGAATTGAGTATGATGAAGATGTTGGTGTGAGCTTACAGTCCTATGGTGACATTAAGCAATGCGGAAAGAAACGAACCAGATGCAATTGA